One part of the Phoenix dactylifera cultivar Barhee BC4 chromosome 4, palm_55x_up_171113_PBpolish2nd_filt_p, whole genome shotgun sequence genome encodes these proteins:
- the LOC103715355 gene encoding probable pyruvate, phosphate dikinase regulatory protein, chloroplastic: protein MPKESSKLNRWSMARSIRSGRPLRWPDFRKKAGPPPSSSSPSSSNVDEIPPSISDDFEDNGEVAAGKAIFMVSDGTGWTVEHSVRVALGQFEYCLTNRRCPVNTHLFSGVQDMDKLMEIIKQARKEGALLLYTLADPLAAKAVEQSCKLWGVPSTDILRPTTEAIASHFGAAPSGIPRGAPGRKSPITEEFLRRNEAIAFTIKQDDGARPQNLNRAQIVLVGVSRTGKTPLSIYLAQKGYKVANVPIVIGLELPKTLFEIDQEKVFGLTINPVVLQSIRNARTRSLKLESLMRNNYSEMDHVRKELEYANGIFMQNPVWPVIDITGRAVEETAAIVVRMYHDRKQKCALPRISKQC from the exons ATGCCGAAGGAAAGCTCCAAGCTGAACCGCTGGTCCATGGCCCGGTCCATCCGGTCGGGCCGGCCGCTACGTTGGCCGGACTTCCGGAAGAAGGCcggccctcccccttcctcctcgtCCCCTTCCTCGTCTAACGTGGACGAGATCCCGCCGTCCATCTCCGACGATTTCGAGGATAACGGCGAGGTGGCGGCGGGGAAGGCCATCTTCATGGTCTCTGACGGCACCGGGTGGACGGTGGAGCACTCCGTCAGGGTGGCGTTAGGGCAGTTCGAATACTGCCTCACCAACCGGCGCTGCCCCGTAAATACCCACCTCTTCTCAGGG GTTCAAGATATGGATAAACTGATGGAGATCATAAAGCAAGCTCGTAAAGAAGGTGCACTGCTGCTCTACACCTTAGCAGATCCTTTGGCGGCCAAGGCTGTGGAGCAGAGTTGCAAGCTCTGGGGTGTACCATCCACTGACATACTACGACCGACCACTGAGGCTATTGCTTCTCATTTTGGTGCTGCCCCCTCTGGGATCCCCCGAGGTGCTCCAGGTCGAAAATCTCCAATAACCGAAGAGTTCTTACGGCGTAATGAAGCCATTGCCTTCACCATCAAACAAGATGATGGGGCACGGCCCCAAAACCTTAACCGCGCACAAATTGTCCTTGTTGGTGTTTCACGCACTGGGAAAACACCCTTGTCAATATATTTAGCTCAAAAGGGATACAAGGTGGCAAATGTTCCCATTGTGATTGGTTTAGAGTTGCCAAAGACCCTTTTTGAAATCGATCAGGAGAAGGTGTTTGGATTGACGATCAATCCAGTTGTTCTGCAGTCTATTAGGAACGCGAGGACTAGGAGTCTCAAACTTGAAAGTTTGATGAGGAACAACTATTCAGAGATGGATCATGTGAGGAAGGAGTTGGAGTATGCAAATGGAATTTTCATGCAAAACCCAGTATGGCCAGTTATTG ATATTACTGGAAGAGCAGTTGAAGAAACTGCAGCAATTGTAGTGAGGATGTATCATGACAGGAAGCAAAAATGTGCATTGCCCCGCATTTCCAAACAATGCTAG